AGGAATTTCAACCTGTTGTCCATCGCCTACGCTTCTCGCCTCGGCTTAGGCCCCGACTTACCCTGAGCGGACGAACCTTCCTCAGGAAACCTTGGGCTTTCGATGGTGAAGATTCTCACTTCACTTTCGCTACTCATGCCAACATTCTCTCTTGTCTTGTGTCCACCAATTCTTACAAATCAGCTTCGCCCTCAAGACATTGCTCCCCTACCACTATGGTAGTACCATAATCCATCGCTTCGGTGCCAGATTTTAGCCCCGTTCATCTTCGGCGCACCACCACTCGACCAGTGAGCTATTACGCACTCTTTAAATGTATGGCTGCTTCTAAGCCAACATCCTGGTTGTTTCTGCAGTTGCACATCCTTTCCCACTTAATCTGGACTTGGGGACCTTAGCGGATGGTCTGGGCTGTTTCCCTTTTGACTATGAGACTTATCTCACACAGTCTGACTGCCGTCTATAAGTGCATGGCATTCGGAGTTTGATAAGGTTCAGTAATCTTTACGACCCCTAGCCTATTCAGTGCTCTACCTCCATCACTCTCTTGACAACGCTAGCCCTAAAGCTATTTCGGGGAGAACCAGCTATCTCCGTGTTCGATTGGAATTTCACCCCTATCCACAACTCATCCAAGCCTTTTTCAACAGACACTGGTTCGGACCTCCACTTGGTTTTACCCAAGCTTCATCCTGGTCATGGATAGATCACACGGTTTCGGGTCTACAGCATGCAACTAGTCGCCCTGTTCAGACTCGGTTTCCCTACGGCTCCGTACCTGAAGTACTTAACCTTGCTACATACCGTAACTCGTTGGCCCGTTCTACAAAAAGCACGCAGTCACGTTAGCTCCTGCTGCTTGTAAGCACAGGGTTTCAGTTTCTATTTCACTCCCCTTCCGGGGTTCTTTTCACCTTTCCCTCACGGTACTTTCCGCTATCGGTCAATCAGTAGTATTTAGCCTTGGGGGGTGGGCCCCCCATCTTCCCACAGGGTTACACGTGTCCCGTGGTACTCGTCGATTACCCAGCCATACTATTTTCGTCTACGGGGATCTCACCCTCTGCGTCCGACCTTCCCATGTCGTTCAACTAATAATACAGCCTTGATGTAATCAGGGCTCTTCCTCGTTCGCTCGCCGCTACTGAAGGAATCGATGTTTCTTTCTTTTCCTCTGGGTACTAAGATGTTTCAGTTCCCCAGGTTCCCTCCATAACGCTATGTATTCACGTTACAGTGACTGATCTTCTATCAGCCGGGTTTCCCCATTCGGATATCTACGCTTTAACGGTTATGTGCACCTACACGTAGCTTTTCGCAGCTTGTCGCGTCCTTCGTCGGCTCTGATTGCCAAGGCATTCACCCTGTGCTCTTTTCTTCTTGATCCTGACGTTTTTACCCAAATTTGTTAAAATTTGGTAAGGGTTTAAGCGTTAGCGTAACCCTGATGTAAAAACTAACGCATTTTTCGGCCAAATTCTTCCTTAAATGAATAAGAAATTTTGACGAAAAAATACGATCCTAAAATTACGTTTTCGTGTTAAGAAATTGTATTTTATATTTTTATTTATACACTATGCTGTTTTCAATGATCGACGTTTTTACCCAAATTTTCATTTGCTTAATCGTTTTGCCTCAGCTAACGATCGGCGTAAAAACAACGTATCCTATTTTAAAAATACGATCCGTTTGATATGTGAACTTGCGTTCATTTTTTGATGGTGGGCTTGGGAGGACTTGAACCTCCGACCTCACGCTTATCAGGCGTGCGCTCTAACCACCTGAGCTACAAGCCCATGCGTTTGTTTTAAAATTGGTGGAGATGAGGAGACTTGAACTCCTGACCCCCTGCTTGCAAGGCAGGTGCTCTCCCAACTGAGCTACACCCCCACTTTTTTCTGCGATATTTTGTTTTCTACTGCGTTGCTTCCGCTTTTTCGCTCAGTTACGTGCAAAGCACGTGCCTTTACTCTAAAGCAGATGCGCCTTGTATAAAATCAAAATCTCTTGAAAAAAGAAGTCTGTCTAAATCTAAATGATTTGACGTTTTCTTTCTTCTATTTAGTTTTATGCTCTTTGCTTCTGTCTTGTATGAACCAGTCATACAAAAGAAAATAGTACCATGACTTCCTGTATTCCCTAGAAAGGAGGTGATCCAGCCGCACCTTCCGATACGGCTACCTTGTTACGACTTCACCCCAATTACTGACCCCACCTTCGGCAGCTGGCTCCTTGCGGTTGCCTCACTGACTTCGGGTGTTGCCAACTCTCGTGGTGTGACGGGCGGTGTGTACAAGACCCGGGAACGCATTCACCGCAGCATTCTGATCTGCGATTACTAGCAACTCCAACTTCATGCAGGCGAGTTGCAGCCTGCAATCCGAACTGAGATCTGTTTTAAGGGATTAGCTTCACCTCGCGGTTTCGCAGCCCTCTGTTCAGACCATTGTAGCACGTGTGTAGCCCAGGTCATAAGGGGCATGATGATTTGACGTCGTCCCCACCTTCCTCCGTGTTATCCACGGCAGTCTGCTTAGAGTGCCCAACTGAATGATGGCAACTAACCACAGGGGTTGCGCTCGTTGCGGGACTTAACCCAACATCTCACGACACGAGCTGACGACAACCATGCACCACCTGTCTCTCTGTCCCCGAAGGGAAAGTCTGATCTCTCAGATGGTCAGAGGATGTCAAGACCTGGTAAGGTTCTTCGCGTTGCTTCGAATTAAACCACATGCTCCGCTGCTTGTGCGGGTCCCCGTCAATTCCTTTGAGTTTCAACCTTGCGGTCGTACTCCCCAGGCGGAGTGCTTATTGCGTTAGCTGCGGCACTGAGTCTCCCCAACACCTAGCACTCATCGTTTACGGCGTGGACTACCAGGGTATCTAATCCTGTTTGCTCCCCACGCTTTCGCACCTCAGCGTCAGTATTTGTCCAGCAAGCCGCCTTCGCCACCGGTGTTCCTCCTGATATCTACGCATTTCACCGCTACACCAGGAATTCCACTTGCCTCTCCAATACTCAAGTCTTTCAGTTTCAAATGCATGTCACCGGTTGAGCCGGTACCTTTCACATCTGACTTAAAAAACCGCCTGCGTGCCCTTTACGCCCAGTAAATCCGGACAACGCTTGTCCCCTACGTATTACCGCGGCTGCTGGCACGTAGTTAGCCGGGACTTTCTTCTTGGGTACCGTCTTTTTTTCTTCCCCAATAACAGAGCTTTACGATCCGAAAACCTTCTTCACTCACGCGGTATTGCTGCGTCAGGGTTGCCCCCATTGCGCAATATTCCCCACTGCTGCCTCCCGTAGGAGTCTGGACCGTGTCTCAGTTCCAGTGTGACCGTTCGCCCTCTCAGACCGGTTACCCATCGTCGCCTTGGTGGGCTGTTATCTCACCAACTAGCTAATGGGACGCGGGTCCATCCTATGGCGCCGGAGCGTTTAATACATCTGCCATGCGACAAACATATCTTATAAGGTATTACACCCAGTTTCCCGGGGCTATTCCTTTCCATAGGGTAGGTTACCCACGCGTTACTCACCCGTTCGCCACTTTCTAAGATTTCATTCACCCGAAGGATCCTTCCATCTTGTCTCGTTCGACTTGCATGTGTTAAGCATACCGCCAGCGTTCGTCCTGAGCCAGGATCAAACTCTCAATAAAAGTTTGTATTTAAAGCCGTTTGGCTTTTAAATGCTGTCTCATTTGAATAACTGTAATTTATCCTCTACCGAGTTAATGTTTTTAAGAGTGCATCTCTCTGTTTCTATTTTAGCCGCCTTCATCCTTGCGGATGTTTTGGCTGTTTTACAGGTTTTATGGTACTATTCTCTTTTCTATGACCGCCGCTCTGCAATCGTTTCCCGACCGAAGAAGCTTTTCTATTATATCGTCGTATTTATCAATTGTCAAGTCGTTTTTAAAATTATTTTGGAGGCGCCACCCAGATTTGAACTGGGGGTGAGGGTGTTGCAGACCCGTGCCTTACCTCTTGGCTATGGCGCCTTATTAATTTGGAGCGGAAGACGAGATTTGAACTCGCGACCCTCGCCTTGGCAAGGCGATGCTCTACCACTGAGCCACTTCCGCTGATGGTGGTGCCCAGAGGCGGAATCGAACCACCGACACGAGGATTTTCAGTCCTCTGCTCTACCGACTGAGCTATCTGGGCATATAATAAAATAAGTAAGTTTGTCTTCAATCGTTTCGACAATACATTCGTCTGCCTAACTAAGTGATTCACTCAAAAATGTTCACTCATTTCATTCGTGCATTTTTGGTTCTCTACTTATACCGACTGAGCTATCTGGGCATATAATAAATAAGTAAGTTTGTCTTCAATCGTTTCGGCAATACATTTATCCACCTAACGAGTAAACGTTTAAAATCCATCACATGACTTTACCACACCGCGACCAATCACCCAACAATGGAGTAAGACATCAATCTTGGGGTAGCAAATGTGATCATTAAATTATAAAATGGCGACCTGGAAGAGACTCGAACTCTCGACCTCCAGCGTGACAGGCTGGCATTCTAACCAACTGAACTACCAGGCCGCATCTATAAAATGGTGGTCGCAACAGGGCTCGAACCTGTGACCCCCTGCTTGTAAGGCAGGTGCTCTCCCAGCTGAGCTATGCGACCATCAGTTGAGATACAAGCGTTATTATACGTCACAAAAAACTAATTGTCAATCCCTTTTTATGAATTTTTTATCTTTTTTCGGCAACGACTTGAACGCGCTCACCTTCGTTACTGCCCTGTAGAAAAGTCCCAAAATCATAATACTTTATATTTTTAAACCCAATGCTGGTGAGACAACGATGAATATCTTCAATATTGTAGAAATATTGAATCTGATTTTCTTCATAACGATTATAGGTTTGATCGGCGTTTTTTTCAAAGATTGTTAAATTAAAATGCATCGCATTTTCCGAAAAATGTGGTTCATTTTCCCAAACACAATAGATATCCTCCAAGTCGTAAACGTAGGTATTATCCATGATCGTTTTTTTATATTTAGTAACGGTATTAATATCAAATAACAACATTCCTTGACTTTCCAGACATTCATAGCTACTATAGAAAAAACTTTGCAGCGCCTCCATATCTGGTAAATAATTGACACTGTCACAACAAGAAATAACGGCATCATACGTTTGGTTAATCTGAAAGTTGCTCATATCGCCTAAATAGAATTGGACATTTTTCAAACCCATTCGATCTACTTTTTCATCGGCAACCGTTAACATCGCTTCCGATAAATCGACCGCGGTTAACTCAAAGCCTTTTTGGGCCAGATGACATGTTATGTTTCCGGTTCCACAGCCAAATTCTAAAACTGATTTAATTTCTTTTTTACTGTTAAAAAAGATTCTTTGGATATAATCAGACCATTTTGAATAGTCGATTTCATTCATTAACTCATCATAAACCTGTGCAAATTCTTCGTACATAAATTACGCTCCTATTGTTTAATCTTTATTTTAGTATTGATCTGAATAATCGATAAATTGCAGTGATGTTTCCATTCCCTTTAATAAAACTGTTTCATCAAAATTAAATCCCGATGTGTGTAGGTTTTTGTCAAACCCTTTATCTTTATTACCGGTTCCAAGTCCAATAAATAAACCGGGGACTTCCTTTTGATAAAATGCAAAATCCTCCGAAAGCATCACTTCATGAAATATTACCCGGTCTTCCGGTTTGGTAAGCTTCTGATAAATCTGATATAATCGTTCGTCATTGATAACCGCTGGATACATCTCGACAAATTCAAGATCAATCGAACAACCATGGGTTAACTCAACACCTTTACAGATTTCGGTAATTCGACGCTGTATCTTATTTTGGCTTCCTGCGACAAACGAGCGAATGGTTCCACAAAGTTTAACTTCATCCGCTACAACATTGATTCGGGTCCCCCCCTTCACCAATCCCACCGAAATAACCGCACTTTCCATCGGATTCGTATTCCGACTGATGACACTTTGTAAAGTAGTGATCAAAGCGGCACTTGCAACAATCGCATCGATCGCACGATGCGGTTCTGCCGCATGAGCGCTTAAGCCTTTTACGGTCACAAAAAATTCGCTGTTTTGGGCCATCATTGCCCCTGATTTAGTACTAATTTTTCCTTCTTCAACAAAAGGAAAGAGGTGATACCCGACCATTGCCTTAACCGGATATTTTTTTAATATTCCTGCCGCAATCATTGGTTTTGCTCCGCCAGGACCTTCTTCGCCCGGTTGAAATATTAATAAAACACTGCGTTTTCTTTTTTCCGGAAAATCGGCCAGATATTTTGCCAGCAACAAGTTCATCGTCATATGGCCATCATGACCACAGGCATGCATGAACCCCTGATGTTTAGAAACAAAATCATAATCTGCCGTCTCGGTTATACAAAGGGCATCCATATCAGCTCGAAAAGCAATTGGATTATCATTATCAGTCCCTTTGATATATACTATCAAACCGGTTTCACAGACCTTCTCCGGTTCATACCCCAAGTTTCTTAAATACTTTATCAGATAGGCCTGCGTTTTTTTAACCGCAAATCCTTCTTCCGGAATTTGATGTAAATCCCGCCGCAATTGTACCGCTTCGTCTTTATAGTTCGCTATTAATTCTGGATCCAGCATTTTTTCCTTCTTTTCAAAATTCATTTAATTCTCTATTATCATAACGTATAAACTACTATCATTCAATGCTTAACGTACCGTGATGGTATACGTATTGCCATAGTTTTTTTTATCAAAAACAAAGGTATCTTTTAAGCCGCTTGTCACAACAATATGATTTTCATCGGTTATAAAAATCGCTTCAACATCTGGCAGTGATTCAACTTTTTTTAGCCCTTCATCCAGACCTAATAAAAATAAGGTGGTCGATAAACTATCCGCATCCACTGATTTTGATGCGCTGACGGTGACTTGAATCAGTCCTGATTTAGACGGATAACCCGTAAACGGGTCTAAAATGTGATGATATTTCTGCCCCGCAGCATCCGTAAAATAACGTTGATAATCGCCCGAAGTTACGACCGATCCGTCTTTTAACGATAGCACCCCAAGATAGCCATTTCCGGGGTTTCGAGGGTCTTCAACGCCAATTTCAAAATCGCTGTTATCCGCTTTTCCGCCCATCACCATGACATTACCGCCCAGATTGATTAAAGCATGTTTGATTCCTTCAGCGCTGATAATCTGCATCACTTCATCGGCAATATAACCTTTGGCGATGGCTCCCAGATTAATTGACATGCCGGCATCTGTTAAATAAACAGACTGATCATCGGGATTCAAAACGATTTTTGTATAATCGGTTTTAAGCTTGGTTTCATTAATCGCTTCGCGTGCCGGAGCTTCTTTGATCTCCGGTGAATGGATTCCCCAAAGGTCTACTAACGGACCAATAGTCACATCAAAATAACCGCCGGAGCTTTTTGAGTATTCAATACTTTTTTCTATGATCCGATAGGTGTCCTTCGAAACCACAACTGGTTGAATCCCGGCATTTTCCTTTATCAACCCTAAATCACTGCCCGTCTCAAAAGCAGTTAAAGTTGTGTTTAAAGCTTCAATCCGTTCAAAAGGTTGGTCCAATAAGCTTTCATCGGATTCACCGTATAAAGTAATACTAACAAAAGTATCCAATAAGAAGTCGCTTCGCGTTACCGTTTTGCCTTGTTCACAGCCGGCTAAAAACGACATCAGAAAAAAGGTTGCCATTACCACGCTGGCAAATAGGATGACGTGTTTCAATTTTTTTTTTGTGCCTATTTGATTCATTCGTTACTCCAATATCTTAATAAATAATGATATTATACCAAAGACTTCAAAAAAAAGCATAAAAAAATGGTAAAGTCTTTACCATCAGGTATTTTTCAGATAAAATAAGAACGTTCTAAATTATCAGCTAAAGAGGTCTCCATGAAAAAAAACGAAGTTATTATCATTGTCGGCCTAATCGCCATCAGTTTAATTGGGATTGCCGCTTTTTACTTATTTAATGCAACCGACCAGGCTCTTTCTGTTCGCGTCAGCCGTCAAGGTGAAGTGATTACCGTCCTCCCGCTGGGTGAAGACCATACCGAAACGTTTACTGATGCTTCTGGTTCAAATACGCTGGAAATTTCCGGTGGTACCGCAAAAATGATCGATGCCGATTGTCCCGATCAAATTTGCGTAAAAACTTACCCGATCGCCCATCCCGGAGAGACCATTGTCTGTTTACCACATAAGCTGGTTGTTGAAATTATTACGGGGGATTCCTGATGAACTCCAAAGCCTATCGTTTAGTTATTCTCAGTTTATATGTTGCGATGGCCTTGATTCTCAGTTATATTGAGAGCCTGATTCCTTTACCGATTCCAATTCCCGGTGCCAAAATCGGTTTGCCAAATATTATTACCCTGGTCTCGCTGCTTACTTTAGGATGGCCGCTAACGCTGCTTATCGTCTTGGCACGGATTTTTTTATCCGGGTTTCTCTTTGGTGGTGGCTTTTCAATTATCTATAGTCTTGGCGGTGGGCTGTTAAGCTTATTGGTAATGAGTTTATTAGTGTCCTTTTTCAAAGACCGTCTTTCGCTAATGCTGATCAGCATCTTTGGTGCTATTTTTCATAATCTGGGTCAAGTAATTGTTGCTGCGA
This is a stretch of genomic DNA from Acetobacterium woodii DSM 1030. It encodes these proteins:
- a CDS encoding NusG domain II-containing protein; its protein translation is MKKNEVIIIVGLIAISLIGIAAFYLFNATDQALSVRVSRQGEVITVLPLGEDHTETFTDASGSNTLEISGGTAKMIDADCPDQICVKTYPIAHPGETIVCLPHKLVVEIITGDS
- a CDS encoding FAD:protein FMN transferase → MNQIGTKKKLKHVILFASVVMATFFLMSFLAGCEQGKTVTRSDFLLDTFVSITLYGESDESLLDQPFERIEALNTTLTAFETGSDLGLIKENAGIQPVVVSKDTYRIIEKSIEYSKSSGGYFDVTIGPLVDLWGIHSPEIKEAPAREAINETKLKTDYTKIVLNPDDQSVYLTDAGMSINLGAIAKGYIADEVMQIISAEGIKHALINLGGNVMVMGGKADNSDFEIGVEDPRNPGNGYLGVLSLKDGSVVTSGDYQRYFTDAAGQKYHHILDPFTGYPSKSGLIQVTVSASKSVDADSLSTTLFLLGLDEGLKKVESLPDVEAIFITDENHIVVTSGLKDTFVFDKKNYGNTYTITVR
- a CDS encoding class I SAM-dependent DNA methyltransferase, producing the protein MYEEFAQVYDELMNEIDYSKWSDYIQRIFFNSKKEIKSVLEFGCGTGNITCHLAQKGFELTAVDLSEAMLTVADEKVDRMGLKNVQFYLGDMSNFQINQTYDAVISCCDSVNYLPDMEALQSFFYSSYECLESQGMLLFDINTVTKYKKTIMDNTYVYDLEDIYCVWENEPHFSENAMHFNLTIFEKNADQTYNRYEENQIQYFYNIEDIHRCLTSIGFKNIKYYDFGTFLQGSNEGERVQVVAEKR
- a CDS encoding Gx transporter family protein is translated as MNSKAYRLVILSLYVAMALILSYIESLIPLPIPIPGAKIGLPNIITLVSLLTLGWPLTLLIVLARIFLSGFLFGGGFSIIYSLGGGLLSLLVMSLLVSFFKDRLSLMLISIFGAIFHNLGQVIVAAIVVQTTSLLLYFLFLMLLAIPTGLFIGLTARELMRLLNKTTIFSKLNPPQKNSRS
- a CDS encoding M20 metallopeptidase family protein — its product is MNFEKKEKMLDPELIANYKDEAVQLRRDLHQIPEEGFAVKKTQAYLIKYLRNLGYEPEKVCETGLIVYIKGTDNDNPIAFRADMDALCITETADYDFVSKHQGFMHACGHDGHMTMNLLLAKYLADFPEKRKRSVLLIFQPGEEGPGGAKPMIAAGILKKYPVKAMVGYHLFPFVEEGKISTKSGAMMAQNSEFFVTVKGLSAHAAEPHRAIDAIVASAALITTLQSVISRNTNPMESAVISVGLVKGGTRINVVADEVKLCGTIRSFVAGSQNKIQRRITEICKGVELTHGCSIDLEFVEMYPAVINDERLYQIYQKLTKPEDRVIFHEVMLSEDFAFYQKEVPGLFIGLGTGNKDKGFDKNLHTSGFNFDETVLLKGMETSLQFIDYSDQY